From Toxorhynchites rutilus septentrionalis strain SRP chromosome 2, ASM2978413v1, whole genome shotgun sequence, a single genomic window includes:
- the LOC129767612 gene encoding zinc finger protein 706-like produces the protein MARGHQKIQSQQKAQEKAAKQKKQQGHGLSDQMKAAQKALVFSCAVCKSQMPDPKTYKQHFENKHPKADLPAELKDI, from the coding sequence ATGGCACGCGGACATCAAAAAATTCAATCGCAGCAAAAAGCCCAGGAAAAGGCTGCCAAACAAAAAAAGCAACAGGGCCACGGATTGAGTGATCAGATGAAGGCTGCCCAGAAAGCATTAGTATTTTCCTGTGCTGTATGTAAATCTCAAATGCCCGACCCAAAAACGTACAAGCAACATTTCGAAAACAAACATCCAAAGGCGGATCTTCCAGCTGAGTTGAAGGATATTTAA
- the LOC129767611 gene encoding mediator of RNA polymerase II transcription subunit 20, producing the protein MGVTVLQPYPVDNKSGAQTIEFLVKRVLALGAVQVGHFLVDCETYSSIPQMGPTKTVHILHNSEQPASVFSILDTGTKQIPLVTDGLFDLLMARISPAYTSKKQTKIESKGPRFEFGDFLIKLGSVTMSQNFKGVLVEVEYRPCLVASSCWELMREFLQGFLGSNVSNTIPAYFAQRININTNHTKANDIYQPIDTINQYLEHFSNYRKQTTSLVAPRV; encoded by the coding sequence atgggtGTTACAGTCTTGCAGCCATATCCAGTCGATAACAAATCTGGTGCACAAACGATCGAGTTTTTAGTGAAACGCGTGTTAGCTTTGGGAGCAGTGCAAGTAGGACACTTCCTGGTGGATTGTGAGACATATTCATCAATCCCACAGATGGGCCCAACAAAAACTGTCCACATCCTCCATAACTCGGAACAACCTGCATCGGTCTTTTCCATACTGGACACGGGAACCAAGCAAATCCCGCTGGTAACTGATGGGCTATTTGATTTACTCATGGCTCGAATTTCTCCTGCTTACACATCCAAGAAGCAAACCAAGATTGAGTCCAAAGGACCTCGGTTCGAGTTTGGGGACTTTTTGATTAAACTGGGCAGCGTCACCATGAGCCAAAATTTTAAGGGAGTTTTGGTAGAGGTGGAATACCGACCGTGTCTTGTCGCTTCCAGCTGCTGGGAATTGATGAGAGAGTTCCTGCAAGGCTTTCTCGGGTCTAACGTGTCGAATACGATTCCCGCTTATTTTGCCCAACGAATAAATATTAATACTAACCATACAAAAGCGAATGATATTTACCAACCTATCGATACTATTAATCAGTATTTAGAACATTTTTCGAACTACCGGAAACAAACAACTTCATTGGTAGCACCCAGGGTTTAG
- the LOC129769275 gene encoding CDAN1-interacting nuclease 1 isoform X2, whose translation MLGSILSRDIQQRLKQSHARISAKAEDLIADYEKSVKAKGDFNILLKMSVSLRIPPLSLCRIILVKKYHTKSRQEVSEMIRNPDLITDSLLGANVGYCLYNENMEGPITDTIRRCIGEEYEVKLKQMARDMGMVFHDEGDLRRTGYDKTPDLKLAIPCLFRGRVINWIESKASFGDMESHQKYVKDQLISYGNRFGGGMVIYWFGYLDMIADCAENGNLITVIDKFPKPAEFEFLKFNIPEKCRQESHR comes from the exons ATGCTCGGAAGTATTCTATCCCGCGATATTCAGCAGCGGCTGAAGCAGTCTCATGCTAGAATAAGTGCAAAAGCTGAAGATCTTATTGCCGACTACGAAAAATCAGTGAAAGCTAAAGGAGATTTCAATATATTATTGAAAATGTCTGTTTCTCTGAGAATTCCACCCCTTTCGTTATGTCGAATTATActggtgaaaaaatatcacaccaaATCAAGGCAGGAAGTTTCTGAAATGATACGAAATCCCGATCTGATAACGGACTCTTTGCTGGGAGCGAATGTGGGCTACTGTTTATACAACGAAAACATGGAAGGCCCTATCACGGATACAATCCGAAGATGTATTGGAGAGGAGTATGAAGTTAAACTGAAACAAATGGCTCGTGACATGGGAATGGTGTTTCACGACGAAGGTGATTTGAGAAGAACCGGTTACGATAAAACACCAGATTTGAAGCTGGCTATTCCCTGCCTCTTCAGAGGACGAGTGATCAATTGGATTGAAAGTAAAGCCTCGTTCGGTGATATGGAATCTCACCAAAAGTACGTGAAGGATCAGTTGATAAGCTACGGAAACAg GTTTGGCGGAGGAATGGTTATTTACTGGTTTGGATATCTCGATATGATCGCCGATTGTGCCGAGAATGGAAATTTAATAACGGTCATTGACAAATTTCCAAAACCTGCAGAATTTGAATTCCTCAAATTTAATATCCCAGAAAAATGTCGACAAGAATCCCATAGGTGA
- the LOC129769275 gene encoding CDAN1-interacting nuclease 1 isoform X1 produces the protein MVILDYEQYDEIQKFIHNYRGLYIDCNSELIKAFPQHDPDMLGSILSRDIQQRLKQSHARISAKAEDLIADYEKSVKAKGDFNILLKMSVSLRIPPLSLCRIILVKKYHTKSRQEVSEMIRNPDLITDSLLGANVGYCLYNENMEGPITDTIRRCIGEEYEVKLKQMARDMGMVFHDEGDLRRTGYDKTPDLKLAIPCLFRGRVINWIESKASFGDMESHQKYVKDQLISYGNRFGGGMVIYWFGYLDMIADCAENGNLITVIDKFPKPAEFEFLKFNIPEKCRQESHR, from the exons ATGGTTATTCTAGATTACGAGCAGTATGATGAGATTCAGAAATTTATTCACAATTACCGAGGATTATACATTGATTGCAACAGTGAATTGATAAAAGCATTTCCTCAGCATGATCCCGACATGCTCGGAAGTATTCTATCCCGCGATATTCAGCAGCGGCTGAAGCAGTCTCATGCTAGAATAAGTGCAAAAGCTGAAGATCTTATTGCCGACTACGAAAAATCAGTGAAAGCTAAAGGAGATTTCAATATATTATTGAAAATGTCTGTTTCTCTGAGAATTCCACCCCTTTCGTTATGTCGAATTATActggtgaaaaaatatcacaccaaATCAAGGCAGGAAGTTTCTGAAATGATACGAAATCCCGATCTGATAACGGACTCTTTGCTGGGAGCGAATGTGGGCTACTGTTTATACAACGAAAACATGGAAGGCCCTATCACGGATACAATCCGAAGATGTATTGGAGAGGAGTATGAAGTTAAACTGAAACAAATGGCTCGTGACATGGGAATGGTGTTTCACGACGAAGGTGATTTGAGAAGAACCGGTTACGATAAAACACCAGATTTGAAGCTGGCTATTCCCTGCCTCTTCAGAGGACGAGTGATCAATTGGATTGAAAGTAAAGCCTCGTTCGGTGATATGGAATCTCACCAAAAGTACGTGAAGGATCAGTTGATAAGCTACGGAAACAg GTTTGGCGGAGGAATGGTTATTTACTGGTTTGGATATCTCGATATGATCGCCGATTGTGCCGAGAATGGAAATTTAATAACGGTCATTGACAAATTTCCAAAACCTGCAGAATTTGAATTCCTCAAATTTAATATCCCAGAAAAATGTCGACAAGAATCCCATAGGTGA